The nucleotide sequence AGGTTAGAGGCAAGTTTTATTATCCAGCTTCCACCTAGCGACAAAAGCTTTTAGAAGAGTTGACTTTCCCAaactagaaaaataatataatagaaTGTGGAAGACAAGAAACTACTGCAATTTACATTTACAAGTGCCCTTGCCATCTTGTTTGTATATATGCCAAGACCCTCCGTTTAAAAACCCACTGGCCATTAGCAAAGCAACGTAAGGAAGCCGAGAAACGCAGTGTATATAAATAAACTAATGAGGCACAGACTGGCACATAAAAGGGGAAgcattaaattattttcaatagcataaacaacaataaatttCCAGAAATATAACCTTTAGGGAATTAAGAACCTCAAAAGCTAGACCATGATTGGAACCATCGCTATCTCTATCTTGTCCAGCTTCAGTGACAATGTCCTAGAAGTGAAAAATAACCATACATAAGTTGGGAACATGGTTTTACCTACCTACTCTTTTAGAGGTATATGTGGGCATTCTCTAGTTTAGCTTAAACATTTTGAAGCACCGGTACTTAACAGGAacgtagtaataataataataataattcccctaaaaataataataatgataataataattggtCGAAAACAAAATTGTCACAACCTCGCGTATACAGAAAGGATCGAATTCATATTGAatccaatataatttttttctggCTGTGGAGACTCTAAGAGTATTAAGTTTTTTATATAGCTAAAGTATACTTTGAAGCATATAGCAGAACTTCAAAATATTACACAAGCTTTAAATTTGAAATCTACCGGTAATAGATATTTTCCCATTTGCAGCTAACTCATACATGAATTGAGAATAATACTATAGTCCATCGATAACAATAAAAATGGTAATAATAACAAGTCAACAACAACTAGTTTGATggaaattaacaattatcataataataagtataataaacaaataaaactcgtTATTTGTAAAGGGCAATCAACTGGATAGACAAATGATAGCGAACCATCACAAGGATAAATAACACCTCCTCACAATATAACTTATCTGCAAGAACTAACCATACCGTAAAAACTTCCTGATATCCAGGAAACTCGACCCTTGAGCTAGAAGACCTTAACATAATAGACCGATCAACATTTCCAAACTCAACTTGTATCTGGAATCGGAAAGACATTAGGAAACATATCTGGTCAGCCATAATAATATCAGATCGAAGCATGTGAACTTTAAAAGAACACAAATTATATTTCAAGATCATATATTAtgttaatgatatttatttaggACAGACACAATCTAACAAAAGTAGACCTGGAAAGATGGTTAGGAAAAATGAATTTACCGAGAAACagtttttcccttttttaaacCAAGGTTCCATACAACAAAGGAAATTGATCACTACAAAGATGAgtgaaagaaagataaaaatatgACCTCAAATTGAAGAACCCAAGAATAAGATACATGAAAATTACTGATATGAAACACAATGCATATGTTGAATATTACTGAGCATCATTAGTTTCCTTTTTCCTGAACTTCATATTTTCTTTATGTAAATTATTTGGTTTTGTTGTAATCACTTTAATCAAGggatagttttaaaaaattatccaaGCAATCTACAGTCAGTCATCCAAGCAAAAATTATAGAAAACAGCTAGTTCAAAAAATAGACTTCAAACACTCTACTTTATCTCGATGGATATTTCATAATCTAACCTTCTCAAGATTAGCTGGTTCCATCTGACATGAAACCGTTCTTGACCAAATAAGTGTGTATAGCTTCAAGGATTCTTCATCTAATACCCCAGCTAGCATTGCTGACAAGTCATCcagaaataatgttgttatcTGTTGCCCTTGGTTCatcattgaaataaaataattatgaaagAATCACATCTTGTATTACATGGTAAATTACGTATGTTCGTCGGTCTAATGGCTTCATGGGCTTCTTGTTCATTTTTCACCTTGCTAAAATACTGCGGTGGACTTTGTGCAACAAAATTGTGTCCATAGCTGCACCCAGTAAATTTAATACCacatcaaaaaatcaaaacttgctTAAACCACAAAAATAAGCATTCAAATTGAGATAAAAATGACTATGCAACTTTAGACAAAATTGGCAGGGGAAGAAAGTGACAATAAATAACTTAAACGTAGATAGAACAGAACTACAATTCTGATCTTCGAACCACTTTCTTACATCACAACTATGCATAtagatatttttgttaatttctgGTTCAACTTAAGTATATTTCCGTGGTTGTTAGTTAGATTTTAGGGAAATAATACTTCGCAAATAGTTGGCATATAAAATCCCGTTACGTGAAACATAAATCCTACAACTGAAATGCCCTCTTCTCTCATTTCTAAAATCCACCTCCACACTGCTTCACCCCTTCACATTTCTCCAACTTGTTTTTTGATTCTTGTATTTTCTTCCTTACTTCTTCGAGATTCCGTCTCGGCATTCAATTGTGCGGTCCGGAAATCCATAGTTGCACGCAATAGTTTGACAAAACACGGACCACATGTCTGTCGGCGAAATGTAATTCTTACACACACAAAATGTGTAAAAACCGTATAAGCAAAATAGCTTCTAGTACGGAGTATATTAATAAACTACTTTTATATTCAGTAGTGTTGTAGCTCTGGTCGCAGGCATAAACAGAAATAAGTATGGAGATGCACACATCACCTTTCAATGATCAGGGAGCGAATATTGGCAACAGCTTCATCAGAAATCTAAGACATAAAACTGAGtgttaaaaatagaaacaatcATCCAGAAACAAGATTATTGGATTGACAGAAAGACACTCCAAATAAACATAAATTCCATCCACATGTCTGAACCCACtagtaaaaatcaaaattgcaatctcATATGGAAGATTAACAGGAGATTAGTGAACACATTTAATTAGCCAAGATTCATGACATAACTGTTATATAAAAGCTATGTTAAATACCGTAAATAGTTAGACAGCACAAAAGGAGGAGGATATGTTTTGAGATGACATGGTCAGCTTCAGTAGACAATTAATGATGAAattgatatataatataatataatatttatatacaatGCACAAAGGGTAGTTCACAAATTTTCACCATATTCATGCAACCAAAGGGATACCTACATGGAGTCCATCAGTTCTGATGTATGTTATCAAACCAACTGTTATACCATTACGCAGTTCAACTCCCTCGTAGAGTTTCTGAGCAAGCtgcattcaaaattcaatagagattaatgataaaagaaattatagaaaatctaaaatttaaacataattaaatcatAATTCCAAGGGAAAAAAAGATATTGTTTACAGCCAAGGTTATGTCAACGTCAAGTAAATAGGATAGGAATAAACTAAAATTAGTACCGCCATTGTGTGACTTGCagagaaattcaatttgtttGCAGCATCTTGCTGAAGTGTTGATGTTATATAAGGTGTTGGAGGATTACTTTGAACTTTGCTTATTTTCATGCTAACAACCCGAAACTCTGCAGAGTTTATTTTGCTTTCAACATCCCTTGCCTCCCTACCAGAAGTAATCGAAAATTGATTCAGCTTGTTTGAATTAAAATGGGTCAGGTGAGCAAGAAATGTTAAGTCCTTGGTTAATCTCTGCTCTTTCATATTAAACATGGCCTCCATAGTCCAATATTCCTTGGGTTtaaattgatcaatttcaagTTCTCTATCACATATTAGAGAAAGTGCAGCAGATTGAACTCTTCCTACTGATTGGCAACTTGGTAACTTCCTCCATAGTAATGGCGAAATGTTAAATCCAATCAAATAATCAAGGGCCCTCCGTGCAAGGTAAGCATGAATCAAATTCACATTAATCTCCCGTGGTGCTTGCAAAGCAATTTTTATAGATTGCTCAGTTATTTCATGAAAAACAACTCTAGccagaaaaatattattatgcaGAGCTCCCTGTTGTTGTAACATCTCAATTATGTGCCAAGCGATAGCCTCTCCCTCACGATCAGGATCTGATGCAAGGATAAGATTGTTTGCTCTGTGAAACaacatgaaattaattaatttaacgCACAGGTAGCCAGACACTAGTGGATAAAAGCATGGAAGTTAAACAATCCATTACAATTAATCGTTAATAATTTGCTTTActataataacataacatcatacTGAAGAACAATTGTGATTAGTGCACCCACAgagaattatattaatataatcaACCAATGCTACTGGAAAACTAAGGTAAGTGGATGTGAGAATGTACCCGCTCAATGCAGCATTGATGCTCTTCAGGTGAGTCCAGGCAGATGAGGGAACTTCCCACACCATACTAAAATCGTCGTCGGGTCGCACAGATTCAGACCTTGAAGCCAAGTCTCTTACATGACCATAGCTTGGCAAGACTTCATACATATCACCAAGGTATCTCTGAATAACCTTTGCCTTCGTAACAGACTCCACAACCATCACAGACTTTCCCACGGGTGGATACAATGGTTTTCCCGTAAATTTCCCTAGCTGCTTCTCCAGATCAACCTGGCAAGAGTTTACCTCCTTCTTTTTCAACCTTGTAGAAGCAGAACTATCCTGTGTTTCTTTTGAAGTGCTAACGGACGAACTCTCCTGAACAAATCATGTTAGCATCAATGCTTAAAACAACACCAAGCACTATAGCAATGTTTCAAAGTGCGAACCAGATTACAATAGCTCCTTTTCCCTGGGAACTAGAAGGTCTATGCCCAAAAAATTGCAAGCACTATACCAAGGCTGTGTTTAGATTGACAAACAGGATGAAATGGAATCGTAAAAACTATACCATAGTTGAATTCTTTAAAATAGGATATGATGGAACGAACCCCATCCCATTCCATCGAATACCTAGCTTTTTTCTTCCACTCAAATTTGgggaataataaaattaaacgtGTGTTTTTCTGCATTCAATCGTTAAATATCCGAACAGTATAATTTATTCCATGGCATTCCACTCAAATCTCTATTTATCCAttacaaaagtttttttttttttaaacaaacaattttacaatagttgtaacacaattttttttctagttTCAACGATTCCATAACTAAAATAACTATGAAACCACAGTTTAAAACCTTGTACTAATAATTCTCATCATTTTCTTGTTGGAAACTATGTAACACATGCATGACACTGTGATTAAGTTGAACTATGTCATttacttaaattattattatcggTGTCAACGTATCCATATATCCATTTCCGTGTTtgtgttcgtgcttcataggttgaaaatcatcaattatatATGTAACACGAACACTTCAGAAGGCGTGTCTAGTGTCCAACTcaataactttaattttttaaattattattaccGGTGGTGTGAGTGTGGTGTCCTGTGTTATTAGTTATTACACTCAATGAGCAACAACTTTTACCTTTTTCTTCtgtttattcttcttcttctccggcgtTGCAGATGAGAACGGCAAGCTCCTTCCAATGCCATTCGCCGAAATTCGAAAACCGAAACCATTAACGGTCTTCAAAGCAGTGAAGTTAGTTACGTTGCTGATAAAGCTGAATGAACGAAACGGAAAGCGGTTACAGCGTTGGAGGGCGAAGTTAGTTACATTCACGTGCGGCGAGATTAACGGATTGCGGAATGATCTGAGTTGAAACTGCGAGAGAGATTAAGAAGTAATTaagttaaattaaatgaaaattaagaagAGATTAGAGTGAACCTAAACCTAACCATGAGGTTGCGAAGAGAGGGAGAAggagtggtggtggtggtggtgaagaAGCTTCTTTGGAATTGAATCATTTGAGATTCAATTCAATTTGATTCTCATGGTTTTTGGTGAGAAAGAGGGTTTAAGCGTTGTGCCATGCATTCATGCATGAGAATACCTTATGACCCGATTGAATTCGAACGCGGCCCATGTACACAACCAAGGTTTTAAACAACGGTAGGGTTAAGGTTTTCGCGATTTTGACTTAAATGGACACGGTCTTTGCCGTGTGAATTAAAGGTATGGTATGAATTGATCACAACGTTCTACAAATCTTATTAAAAGTGTGTAGTGAGAATATtgtgaaaaaaatatgtattataaTAATTTCTCTTCAATAAttccataaaatttataaatctaTAAAGtagtttcaaaattttaaagtcTTACGATATAAATCATTTGAAATACAAATCGTCAATATTAATACTCTTTGAAAatcttaaaattcattaaagtcttacaaaatttaaaaatatttaaacaaacttgttttttaaaattcctAATCCAACCTCCTTAGTTGGATCGAGAGAAATTTGTGAGACTAAAAAGCTTCAAATATATTGTTAAAAGTGATTggactcaagtggttaatgagctccCACCACACGAATTGTTCAGAAAAATCCGAGTTTGATTTCtaatgaaaacaatttttgatGGCCAGACATTACTTACCACCCGATAGAAGTCATAATTATTAGGGACCCTTCTTATAGAAATCGAAGGTTGCCACCAAACAAAGATCAATTAAactctttaaaacaaaaatataaagggTAGATAGTCATTTTCGTCCATGAACGTGTAACAAGTAGTTACACGAGTCTctcaatgtattaaaattctaaaatagtcaTTGCTTCTGCAATCCGTTAGTTAAAATAGTCTTCTCTAACGTTCAAGGAATTCATCAACGTCGTGGAAGTAATCATAGAAGAACAtttacaatttcaaattcaaagaatttttcgAGGACTAATGCTGTAGAGTATAGACAGTCCTCTAGTTCATTTTCTCAGGATTTTTATGCTTCGTCTGTTATCACTAAGCATTTATTTGCAGTGGTTATTAGTTATATTTATGAACTACTAGTTCTTATTTGACTTTCCCATATTTCTTTTGCAAGTATTGAAGAATTCTAATTTATCTTTAGTTTGTTTTGGTCTATATGATGAGAATCTTGTAATTCTTCTGCAgatatttttgtaaattaatatatattgtatTGTTCTGGTTTTGTTTACAAAAAGTACATCTGCTATAGAATCTAATTTTTAATAACATAACCCTTATGTTGCAGGGCTGCACGCTTGTATTCATGCAACACGGTTGGAAACTGTTGGTTGCAGCACAATCTAATCAGATTAATGAACGAACATTTGTTCTCTTTCTTGCATTCAGTTTTATGCCTAGTTAACATAAAGGAAGTTATTTGGtttcaattcaaatttattcaactGGCTCTTAATTCATTTTGGATCCATGTTATTTATGGAGAATGTTGTTTGGTTTCAATTCAGATTTCATCCGCAAATTCTCGTGTTCGATCatgaaatgaaggaaaaagTCATACACAATCCATATAGAAGTCATGTATTTGGGTTCACCGCATGGATcttctcaatttatttttctatactAGGGGTTTGGATTCTATTTGAGTAAATACCTCTCTAATTTTAGTTTCTAACAGTATGTTCTGTGTTCActtctttttttctatttttgatataaaattttcactagatttgattatgttatttagtttaataTAAAATTGTGTCTTATAAAAACTATAAACAATGTCTGGAATTCTTAtaaataaagttatttttagtGACATAACTTAAAGTTGACTATTTAGTTACGTTCAACGTTtaagaaacataaaaattgtcacattgaagttttatttgaggAGGGGATTATCTTTAAATCAGCTTTGAACTTTTCAACTATTCTAACCAATGTTATGGGGGGGAGTAAGagtaaaattgacaaaatacaaatttaaataatcaaTACAACATTTGAGTAAGAGCAAAATTCATCTACAAAACCACACCTGAAAATGAAGCGAGAGTAGCTGCTTATAAGTGAAGTCACGTGATACATTGAAGAATGGAGGATAAGAATCCTCTAACTTGAGGCTGGGAATTCACCCTACTTTCTATCTATTTCGTCTCTTATGTACTCTCTAATATCTTCCTTGCATGTATATTTCTTCACTTTCTATTCTCCTTAAGACCTAAAGTTACAGAAAGGTAATGATCAAAATTTAGAGGATCCAAATGTAAGATTGAAATGGTTCGTGGCAAGTGTTGCTTGTGGTGGTGGACTGGTGAGTTCGGCATATGCACGTTTAACTTCAATTTTACCCTGTTTATACGGTTTGAAGGGAAACTTGGTGTTGAGATTTGATAGAAATTatgaattatatttaaatattttctcttaagattCTAAATCAAACTCTTAGCACAACGCCTAAACACTTAATTTAATAGGGAATGCCAATGAGTGTCCCAAAGACACTCTTTTATATGA is from Medicago truncatula cultivar Jemalong A17 chromosome 1, MtrunA17r5.0-ANR, whole genome shotgun sequence and encodes:
- the LOC11429623 gene encoding DNA topoisomerase 1; this encodes MIQFQRSFFTTTTTTPSPSLRNLMFQLRSFRNPLISPHVNVTNFALQRCNRFPFRSFSFISNVTNFTALKTVNGFGFRISANGIGRSLPFSSATPEKKKNKQKKKESSSVSTSKETQDSSASTRLKKKEVNSCQVDLEKQLGKFTGKPLYPPVGKSVMVVESVTKAKVIQRYLGDMYEVLPSYGHVRDLASRSESVRPDDDFSMVWEVPSSAWTHLKSINAALSGANNLILASDPDREGEAIAWHIIEMLQQQGALHNNIFLARVVFHEITEQSIKIALQAPREINVNLIHAYLARRALDYLIGFNISPLLWRKLPSCQSVGRVQSAALSLICDRELEIDQFKPKEYWTMEAMFNMKEQRLTKDLTFLAHLTHFNSNKLNQFSITSGREARDVESKINSAEFRVVSMKISKVQSNPPTPYITSTLQQDAANKLNFSASHTMALAQKLYEGVELRNGITVGLITYIRTDGLHISDEAVANIRSLIIESYGHNFVAQSPPQYFSKVKNEQEAHEAIRPTNIRNLPSMLAGVLDEESLKLYTLIWSRTVSCQMEPANLEKIQVEFGNVDRSIMLRSSSSRVEFPGYQEVFTDIVTEAGQDRDSDGSNHGLAFEVLNSLKKEDLLHLVQTGARQHHTQPPPRYSEASLVKKLEDLGIGRPSTYASTLKVLKDRNYVTVNNRVLSPEFRGRMVSAFLSHHFSEVTDYSFTADIETELDNVSAGITKWKGLLGDYWMRFKSNCDHASDIPIYQVEKMLEKKFGDFLFGSLPNKSRSCPSCTEGTLIFKVTRFGSGYFIGCDQHPRCKFHILYGDEEKEDTPQPNITIGEEPKLLGFNSSNEKVLLKRGSYAIYVQLGEDRKGHTPKRTTVPYVKDLESTTLEDALALLQYPFTLAKHPEDGRPVIIKAAKDGYSIRHRSTIAHVPKNMKSSAVTLEKALELLSGEDARNVGGPHKRKLLAMFDNYARVTTPSPK